A genomic segment from Branchiostoma floridae strain S238N-H82 chromosome 7, Bfl_VNyyK, whole genome shotgun sequence encodes:
- the LOC118420104 gene encoding basic proline-rich protein-like, whose amino-acid sequence MQTPTPGPRDHANPTPGDSEPCKPPTLGASGPCKPPPPGPGDHANPTPGASEPCKPPTPGASEPCKSHPRGLGTMQTPHPRGLGTMQTPTPGPRNHAKPHPRGLGTMQTPIPGVSGPCKLLPPGSRNHANPPTPGHRDHANPHPGASGPCKPPPPGPWDHSNPHPGASGQL is encoded by the coding sequence ATGCAAACCCCCACCCCGGGGCCTCGGGACCATGCAAACCCCACCCCCGGGGACTCGGAACCATGCAAACCCCCCACCCTCGGGGCCTCGGGACCATGCAAACCCCCACCCCCGGGGCCTGGGGACCATGCAAACCCCACCCCCGGGGCCTCGGAACCATGcaaaccccccacccccggggCCTCGGAACCATGCAAATCCCACCCCCGGGGCCTCGGGACCATGcaaaccccccacccccggggCCTCGGAACCATGCAAACCCCCACCCCGGGGCCTCGGAACCATGCAAAACCCCACCCCCGGGGCCTCGGGACCATGCAAACCCCCATCCCCGGGGTCTCGGGACCATGCAAACTCCTACCCCCGGGGTCTCGGAACCATGCAAACCCCCCAACCCCGGGGCATCGGGACCATGCAAACCCCCACCCCGGGGCCTCGGGACCATGCAAACCCCCACCCCCGGGGCCTTGGGACCATTCAAACCCCCACCCCGGGGCCTCGGGACAACTGTAG